One region of Desulfobacteraceae bacterium genomic DNA includes:
- a CDS encoding trimethylamine methyltransferase family protein — QWRPGLFCRQGYEKWAAEGRSDLLARARRRLQEILQGPAPRAVDAEKERAIAALVAGFKGD, encoded by the coding sequence CCAGTGGCGGCCCGGGCTGTTCTGCCGCCAGGGATACGAGAAGTGGGCCGCCGAGGGCCGCAGCGATCTGCTGGCGCGCGCCCGCCGGCGTCTGCAGGAGATCCTGCAGGGCCCTGCCCCCAGGGCCGTCGATGCCGAAAAGGAGCGGGCGATCGCTGCCCTGGTTGCGGGCTTCAAGGGCGACTGA